Proteins found in one Fulvitalea axinellae genomic segment:
- the pssA gene encoding CDP-diacylglycerol--serine O-phosphatidyltransferase — translation MKIFTLANILTLGNVVSGCIGITLVFQGHLEWGAYMVWIGAVFDFFDGFAARLTKTSSPIGKELDSLADMVTFGVLPGVVVYTMLRILLPGTLWPFAGFIIPAFSALRLAKFNVDDRQTTGFIGMPTPASTLFLTALPLVVRDNIFGLGDFVNTPWFLITISVVFCLLMISEIPMLAMKFKDYSLKNNIAKYLFILIAVSMLAILQLSGVPAVILVYILFSIIVHFTSKKENPSK, via the coding sequence GTGAAAATATTCACTTTAGCGAACATATTGACGCTGGGCAACGTGGTGTCCGGCTGTATCGGTATTACACTGGTTTTCCAAGGCCACTTGGAATGGGGCGCCTATATGGTATGGATCGGCGCCGTTTTCGATTTCTTCGACGGATTCGCCGCTAGGCTGACCAAAACGTCATCGCCGATTGGCAAAGAATTGGATTCTTTGGCCGATATGGTGACTTTCGGCGTATTGCCGGGCGTAGTTGTATACACGATGTTGCGGATTCTTCTGCCGGGTACCCTTTGGCCTTTCGCCGGTTTTATCATTCCCGCTTTCTCGGCCTTACGTCTTGCCAAATTCAACGTGGACGATCGCCAGACCACCGGCTTTATCGGTATGCCGACTCCAGCCAGCACATTGTTTCTCACGGCACTTCCGTTGGTAGTTCGCGACAACATCTTCGGCTTGGGCGATTTCGTTAACACGCCTTGGTTTCTGATCACAATTTCTGTTGTGTTCTGTTTGTTGATGATATCGGAAATCCCAATGTTGGCCATGAAATTCAAGGACTATTCCCTGAAAAACAACATCGCCAAATACCTTTTCATCTTGATAGCGGTAAGCATGTTGGCCATTCTGCAACTTAGTGGTGTACCGGCGGTGATTTTGGTTTACATCTTGTTCTCCATAATTGTCCATTTCACATCGAAGAAGGAAAATCCGAGTAAATAA
- a CDS encoding MBL fold metallo-hydrolase: MIHIKAFAFNPFAENTYVLYDETKEAVIIDPGCISQAERDTLAGFIESEGLKVVKLINTHCHIDHVLGNSFVKKTYGVELGANEIEAETTLAMAPAHAQGFGMTEYEHATPDYFINEGDRIKFGNSELNTLFVPGHAPGHLAFVSYSQKFVIGGDVLFRGSIGRVDLPGGDINALLDSIKTKIFSLGNDYIVYPGHGEPTDVAFEKENNPFCGARAIR; this comes from the coding sequence ATGATCCATATAAAAGCCTTCGCGTTCAACCCATTTGCGGAAAACACATACGTATTATACGACGAAACGAAAGAAGCCGTAATCATTGATCCCGGTTGCATCAGCCAAGCGGAAAGAGATACGCTCGCCGGTTTTATCGAGAGCGAAGGGCTCAAAGTGGTCAAGCTTATAAACACGCACTGCCATATCGACCACGTGTTGGGCAATTCTTTTGTGAAAAAGACTTACGGAGTGGAGCTCGGCGCCAACGAAATAGAGGCGGAAACTACGCTGGCTATGGCTCCGGCCCACGCTCAGGGCTTTGGCATGACGGAATACGAGCACGCTACTCCGGATTATTTCATTAACGAGGGCGACAGGATCAAATTCGGCAACAGCGAACTCAACACACTTTTCGTTCCCGGACACGCTCCCGGACACTTGGCTTTCGTATCGTACAGCCAAAAATTCGTAATCGGCGGTGATGTTCTTTTCCGCGGAAGCATCGGCAGGGTTGATTTGCCGGGTGGCGACATCAACGCCTTGCTCGACAGTATCAAGACAAAGATTTTCTCACTGGGCAACGATTACATCGTATATCCCGGACACGGCGAGCCGACAGACGTGGCTTTCGAAAAGGAGAACAACCCTTTCTGCGGAGCAAGAGCCATTCGCTAA
- a CDS encoding MoxR family ATPase — protein MDSLYHEKIRKAAHEVGKVVVGQDYMVNRLLIGLFTQGHILLEGVPGLAKTLTVNTLSKVLDLGFQRIQFTPDLLPSDVVGTMIYNQQKSEFEVKKGPVFANMVLADEVNRSPAKVQAALLEAMQEKQVTIGETTYHLDRPFLVLATQNPVDQEGTYPLPEAQMDRFMMKIHVDYPSKEDELEVMRRMANMGFSAEVKPVLTTEDIFEIRNEINAVKISESLERYIVELVFATRRPSDYGLKREAGYIQFGVSPRASISLNLAAKAAAYMEGRNYVLPEDIKEMAVDVFNHRIILNYEAEADNVSSKDIVNEILNEIPINS, from the coding sequence ATGGATTCCTTATATCACGAGAAGATCAGAAAAGCGGCCCACGAGGTCGGTAAGGTGGTTGTGGGCCAGGATTATATGGTCAACCGGTTACTGATAGGACTTTTTACGCAAGGCCATATCCTGCTTGAGGGTGTGCCCGGTTTGGCCAAGACACTTACGGTCAACACGCTTTCAAAGGTTTTGGATTTGGGTTTCCAACGGATTCAGTTTACTCCGGACCTTTTGCCTTCGGATGTGGTGGGTACCATGATCTACAACCAGCAGAAGTCGGAGTTTGAAGTGAAAAAAGGACCGGTGTTCGCTAATATGGTCCTTGCCGATGAGGTAAACCGCTCGCCGGCCAAAGTTCAGGCGGCTTTGCTGGAGGCCATGCAGGAAAAGCAGGTGACTATCGGGGAGACGACTTACCATTTGGACCGCCCGTTCTTGGTATTGGCTACCCAAAACCCGGTGGACCAAGAGGGAACCTATCCGTTGCCCGAAGCGCAGATGGACCGTTTTATGATGAAAATCCACGTCGATTATCCTTCTAAGGAAGACGAGCTGGAGGTGATGCGCAGGATGGCGAATATGGGCTTTAGCGCGGAAGTGAAGCCGGTATTGACCACCGAAGACATTTTCGAAATCCGTAACGAGATCAACGCCGTTAAGATTTCCGAGTCTTTGGAGCGCTATATAGTGGAGTTGGTTTTCGCCACCCGCCGCCCAAGCGATTACGGATTGAAAAGAGAAGCCGGATATATCCAGTTCGGGGTTTCGCCACGTGCGAGTATCAGCCTGAACTTGGCTGCCAAAGCGGCCGCGTATATGGAGGGACGTAATTATGTGCTTCCGGAAGACATTAAGGAGATGGCCGTGGATGTGTTCAACCACAGGATAATTCTTAATTATGAGGCTGAAGCTGACAATGTAAGTTCCAAGGATATAGTGAACGAAATTTTGAACGAGATTCCGATCAATAGCTAG